One window from the genome of Mycolicibacterium gadium encodes:
- a CDS encoding type VII secretion-associated protein, whose translation MSEVLIEVGPATIRGPNDVSPEWVSVALHMVDDELALLDDRPVPVRDVWEDVMRAVTGAGVDTAVVVCPAWWSPTRIDTVRRAAHMVAAEIVMVERIAMLREGIPAETTIVEITGDVVVVTVADSIVAVVPRQESAADADAVAAAVAAPAGVLVDAPASVPGADVLASLIARRMRTIGVPVRIADDGWVLRAAKEHRSPQPATAVRVRERKALAVLFGTLSTVVLCGGLAAIHDEEPQSEAVPMTLLVEGRVGVMVPTAWTARRITSGPGSARVQVVSPTEPEIALQITQSVAPLSSSLADTADSLHAAFAEAPDGAFVDFNPSARRADRDAVTYREVRSDRHVAWTVLVEGATRIAIGCQSAPGREHLVKQACEGAIRSAHAVSRE comes from the coding sequence ATGAGCGAAGTCCTCATCGAGGTGGGACCGGCGACGATCCGGGGACCCAACGATGTTTCGCCGGAATGGGTTTCGGTTGCTCTCCACATGGTGGATGACGAGCTCGCGTTGCTCGACGATCGCCCGGTGCCGGTACGCGACGTGTGGGAAGACGTGATGCGAGCAGTCACTGGAGCAGGCGTCGACACCGCAGTCGTCGTCTGCCCGGCATGGTGGTCGCCAACGCGAATCGACACGGTGCGACGGGCCGCGCACATGGTGGCGGCGGAGATCGTCATGGTGGAGCGAATTGCGATGCTGCGGGAGGGGATTCCGGCTGAGACGACGATTGTCGAGATCACCGGGGATGTCGTGGTGGTGACCGTCGCAGACTCGATCGTCGCGGTCGTGCCGCGGCAGGAGTCGGCTGCGGATGCCGATGCGGTAGCGGCGGCCGTCGCTGCGCCCGCGGGCGTTCTGGTGGACGCCCCGGCGTCGGTACCCGGCGCCGACGTCCTCGCCTCGCTGATCGCAAGGCGCATGCGGACGATCGGCGTGCCCGTCAGAATCGCGGACGACGGTTGGGTACTGCGCGCAGCGAAGGAACACCGGTCACCTCAGCCGGCCACTGCCGTCCGAGTCCGCGAACGCAAGGCCCTGGCGGTGCTGTTCGGCACGCTATCGACGGTGGTGCTGTGTGGTGGGTTGGCCGCCATACATGACGAGGAGCCGCAGTCCGAGGCGGTGCCGATGACCTTGCTCGTCGAGGGCAGAGTCGGTGTGATGGTGCCCACTGCGTGGACCGCGCGGCGCATCACCTCCGGCCCGGGATCGGCTCGGGTACAAGTGGTTTCACCGACGGAGCCGGAGATCGCCCTGCAGATCACGCAGTCCGTCGCTCCGCTGTCGTCCAGCCTCGCGGATACCGCGGATTCTCTGCACGCAGCCTTCGCCGAGGCGCCCGACGGCGCTTTCGTCGACTTCAACCCGTCGGCTCGTCGCGCGGACCGCGATGCGGTGACGTATCGAGAGGTTCGGTCGGACCGCCACGTGGCGTGGACCGTGTTGGTCGAGGGGGCCACCCGCATCGCGATCGGCTGCCAGAGCGCGCCGGGTCGCGAACACCTCGTAAAGCAGGCCTGCGAAGGCGCGATTCGCTCCGCGCATGCGGTGTCTCGAGAATGA
- the eccCa gene encoding type VII secretion protein EccCa, whose product MEFVRQPRVPPPPLPDGAVLVEAPPLLPAPTPQNPLARLLPLAMLVAAVGMMAVYFTSGGQSMRNPMYMFFPVMMLTSVLGSLVYGARGTGTTTEINRGRQKYLDYLDHLDREAEGVADAQRESLRWHHPEPGALWTLTGSGRMWERTPDGPDYGVIRVGIGEEPLSTALTEPELDGTDEQDPVTVNAVRRLIRCRSVVTDVPITLALRRFSAITLDGDAEAARAFLRAAICQLAVFHGPDDVAIVADPRPEWDWLKWLPHQRYSRAGAPRRDIVRVLDRAEGLELRIESSRAAVAIGERLQLRVTEEVLVVHGRGDEEVYARPDLLTVAQATACARRLARYRLTTAAANDGQKRGIDWTDLMGIGENDPEKLWRATGDGRIVPVPMGFADNGTRVLLDINEAARGGMGPHGLCVGATGSGKSELLRTLALGMIASHPPDALNLILVDFKGGATFVGMERARHVGAVITNLAGEAHLVSRMNDALLGEMNRRQEVLRAAGRFASLAEYQRARSHGAHLPPMPALFILVDEFSELLSQHPDFAELFVAIGRLGRSLGMHLLLASQRLDEGRLRGLETHLSYRICLKTFSAGESRAVLGVPDAYHLPSTPGSAYLKSASGDLVGFQTAFVSGAGRESCTERTSTASPARLFTAATVDTPSEKADIEPRPPTRTVLDTVLDRVAGRGAAAHQVWLPPLTQSPTLDALLPGPGPHRLTVPIGLVDKPYEQRRDPFVVELDGAAGNVAIVGAPRSGKSTALRTMVLALAEHHDPADVGFYCLDFGGGALSSLRDLPHVGSMAGRLDGDLCRRTVAVVTSVMRTRESLFRRLAVDSMAAYRRHKADRFGDVFLVIDGWATLRQEFDHLEGTITAIAAQGLSFGVHVVITASRWAELRPALKDQIATRIELRLGDPAESEMDRKRARDLSGRPPGRGITPSGREFAVALPRWDGVPTVNGLAEAITADTRRLRDRWAPSTAPVVRLLPTQVPREELEDGGVVLGVGERELSAVELDFAEQPHLLVLGDVACGKTATLRLLCLELIRGSTADEVQLEIIDFRRALLGVVESEHLSGYAMSPASLTSRLPAIIDRLEARMPGDNVTQQQLRTRSWWTGPDIYLVIDDYDLVAGATGNPLAPLAEFLPHALDLGLHVVVARRSGGAARAMFDPVLARMRELGCMGLMMSASAEEGVLLGTVKPSALPPGRGTLITRGDANQLVQVAWTDPP is encoded by the coding sequence ATGGAATTCGTACGTCAACCGCGCGTGCCGCCCCCGCCCTTGCCCGACGGCGCTGTCCTCGTCGAAGCTCCACCGCTGCTGCCGGCGCCGACGCCGCAGAACCCGCTCGCCCGCCTCCTGCCGCTGGCCATGCTCGTCGCGGCCGTCGGGATGATGGCGGTCTATTTCACATCGGGTGGGCAGTCGATGCGCAACCCGATGTACATGTTCTTCCCCGTGATGATGCTGACCTCGGTGCTCGGGTCGCTGGTGTACGGCGCCAGGGGAACCGGCACCACCACTGAGATCAACCGGGGTCGGCAGAAGTACCTCGACTACCTCGACCACCTCGACCGTGAGGCCGAAGGCGTTGCCGATGCGCAACGCGAGTCGCTGCGGTGGCACCACCCTGAACCCGGCGCGCTGTGGACCCTGACGGGTAGCGGACGGATGTGGGAGCGAACACCGGATGGCCCGGATTACGGTGTCATCCGGGTGGGGATCGGTGAGGAACCCCTGTCCACCGCGTTGACCGAGCCGGAACTCGACGGCACCGACGAGCAGGATCCCGTCACGGTCAACGCGGTACGGCGGCTGATTCGTTGCCGGTCAGTTGTAACCGATGTGCCGATCACGCTGGCGCTGCGCAGGTTTTCGGCGATCACCCTCGACGGTGACGCAGAGGCCGCACGGGCATTCCTCCGAGCCGCCATATGTCAGCTCGCTGTCTTTCACGGCCCTGACGACGTCGCCATTGTCGCTGATCCGCGCCCCGAATGGGATTGGCTGAAATGGCTTCCGCACCAGCGGTACTCGCGCGCTGGTGCACCCCGGCGTGACATCGTGAGAGTCCTGGACCGCGCAGAAGGGCTTGAACTTCGGATCGAGTCATCGCGAGCTGCCGTCGCCATTGGAGAGCGGCTGCAGCTGCGCGTCACCGAGGAAGTCCTGGTCGTCCACGGGCGGGGTGACGAAGAGGTCTATGCGAGGCCTGATCTGTTGACGGTGGCACAGGCGACGGCGTGCGCTCGTCGTCTCGCCCGTTACCGGCTCACCACCGCAGCGGCGAACGACGGCCAGAAGCGAGGGATCGACTGGACGGATCTGATGGGTATCGGAGAGAACGATCCCGAGAAGCTCTGGCGGGCAACCGGTGATGGACGCATCGTGCCGGTTCCGATGGGATTCGCGGACAACGGAACCCGCGTACTTCTGGACATCAACGAGGCAGCCCGGGGTGGCATGGGGCCGCACGGATTGTGCGTGGGCGCAACGGGGTCGGGCAAGTCTGAACTGCTGCGCACATTGGCTCTCGGGATGATCGCGTCTCACCCGCCCGATGCCCTCAACCTCATCCTCGTGGACTTCAAGGGCGGTGCGACATTCGTCGGCATGGAGCGCGCCAGGCACGTCGGTGCCGTCATCACCAACCTGGCCGGTGAAGCACACCTCGTCAGCCGGATGAACGACGCGCTTCTGGGCGAGATGAACCGGCGCCAGGAGGTACTTCGGGCTGCCGGACGATTCGCCAGTCTCGCCGAATATCAGCGTGCACGGTCCCATGGCGCCCACTTGCCGCCGATGCCCGCGTTGTTCATTTTGGTCGACGAATTCTCCGAACTGCTCAGCCAGCATCCCGACTTCGCCGAACTATTCGTGGCGATCGGACGGCTGGGTCGGTCACTGGGCATGCATCTCCTGCTCGCCAGCCAACGGCTCGACGAAGGCAGACTTCGCGGCCTCGAGACACATCTGTCGTATCGGATCTGCCTGAAGACCTTCTCAGCCGGTGAATCTCGAGCGGTCCTCGGCGTCCCCGACGCCTACCATCTGCCCAGCACGCCTGGATCGGCCTATCTCAAGTCCGCCTCGGGAGATCTCGTAGGGTTCCAGACCGCCTTCGTCTCGGGCGCTGGCCGCGAGTCGTGTACCGAGCGCACATCGACGGCATCACCTGCTCGACTGTTCACGGCCGCGACGGTCGATACTCCCAGCGAAAAGGCCGATATCGAGCCGCGGCCGCCGACTCGAACCGTTTTGGACACGGTGCTGGACCGGGTGGCCGGCCGCGGTGCGGCCGCGCATCAGGTGTGGTTGCCGCCGCTGACGCAGTCGCCGACCCTGGATGCCTTGCTGCCGGGGCCCGGTCCTCACCGGTTGACGGTGCCAATCGGCCTGGTGGACAAGCCGTACGAACAGCGTCGCGATCCGTTCGTCGTCGAATTGGACGGCGCGGCAGGCAACGTCGCAATCGTCGGTGCACCACGGTCCGGAAAGTCGACGGCGTTACGGACCATGGTGCTGGCGCTCGCGGAGCACCATGATCCCGCGGACGTCGGGTTCTACTGCCTCGACTTCGGCGGTGGAGCCTTGTCGTCACTGCGCGACCTGCCGCATGTGGGATCAATGGCCGGACGTCTGGACGGCGACCTGTGTCGCCGCACGGTCGCGGTGGTGACATCGGTGATGCGGACGCGGGAGTCGCTGTTCCGTCGGCTGGCCGTCGATTCAATGGCCGCCTATCGCCGTCATAAGGCCGATCGGTTCGGCGACGTGTTTTTGGTCATCGACGGCTGGGCGACGCTGCGGCAGGAGTTCGACCATCTCGAAGGAACCATCACTGCGATTGCTGCCCAGGGCCTTTCGTTCGGCGTACACGTGGTCATCACCGCGTCGCGGTGGGCCGAGCTACGGCCTGCCCTGAAGGATCAGATCGCGACTCGCATTGAGCTGCGTCTCGGTGACCCCGCCGAATCCGAGATGGATCGCAAGCGTGCGCGCGACCTTTCCGGACGACCACCCGGTCGCGGTATCACGCCGAGCGGCCGCGAATTCGCGGTCGCATTGCCGCGGTGGGACGGCGTACCGACCGTGAACGGACTTGCCGAGGCGATCACCGCCGACACCCGACGCCTGCGCGACCGGTGGGCACCGAGCACTGCACCGGTGGTCCGACTGCTGCCGACTCAGGTGCCTCGTGAGGAACTCGAGGACGGCGGTGTGGTGCTCGGGGTCGGCGAACGCGAATTGAGCGCCGTCGAGCTCGATTTCGCCGAACAGCCGCATCTGCTCGTGCTCGGCGACGTTGCGTGTGGAAAGACCGCGACTCTGCGGCTGCTGTGTCTTGAGTTGATCCGCGGCAGCACCGCCGACGAGGTTCAACTCGAGATCATCGACTTTCGTAGGGCTCTGCTGGGCGTGGTCGAGTCCGAACATCTGAGCGGCTACGCGATGTCACCGGCTTCGCTGACGTCGCGGCTGCCGGCGATTATCGACAGACTCGAGGCGCGCATGCCAGGCGATAACGTCACCCAGCAGCAGTTGCGGACGCGCTCCTGGTGGACGGGGCCGGACATCTACCTGGTCATCGACGACTATGACCTGGTGGCGGGCGCGACGGGAAACCCGCTGGCACCGCTCGCCGAATTCTTGCCGCACGCCCTAGATCTCGGGCTTCATGTCGTCGTCGCCCGGCGCTCCGGGGGGGCTGCGCGCGCGATGTTCGATCCCGTCCTGGCGAGGATGCGCGAGCTCGGCTGCATGGGTTTGATGATGAGCGCAAGCGCGGAAGAAGGTGTACTGCTCGGAACGGTGAAACCATCGGCGCTGCCGCCTGGTCGGGGAACGTTGATCACCCGGGGTGATGCGAACCAGCTCGTCCAGGTCGCCTGGACAGATCCACCATGA
- the eccD gene encoding type VII secretion integral membrane protein EccD, translating into MPDSLCRLTVASCTDDAHRAVDLELPANVGVGELVPQIVDLVHRDSTPTPGLDWVLSKLGDPPLTESESLYDNDVRDGDLLVLTTTEPAPAERSSCDPCHAMAAGRTTAPRMLPAIACELLGGCGAAVLAWPAAGVAISSRIVVGACLAVAAGVGAVIIRRLRGDPLICVTLSLIAVLYAGATGFLTVRTGTAVSGLLLASAAVFAAAILLLRMTNCGRTCLTALAAAAVLVSATAAAAVSWGLQLSAGGATLVGLSLATLGVTPRLAMAFTGITPDAAPNVRRCHQTLTGLVAGSSAGGALGAIAVAVGEVRDAGSAFRGTSFIAMVALVLLLRVRTHVDATRRASLAGAGVLCLLAGFAAAAVAAPGHAHVISVLAASTGAAALGSIVRQTVSPIALRTVEVLECVAIAAVIPMACWVGGIYGWARGMNLI; encoded by the coding sequence ATGCCAGATTCGCTGTGTCGGCTGACCGTGGCGTCCTGCACCGATGACGCACATCGCGCGGTCGATCTGGAGCTGCCGGCAAATGTGGGCGTCGGTGAGCTCGTGCCGCAGATCGTCGATCTTGTTCACCGCGATAGCACGCCGACACCGGGCCTCGACTGGGTGCTGTCGAAGCTGGGCGACCCTCCGCTGACCGAGTCGGAATCCCTGTACGACAACGATGTTCGCGACGGTGATCTGTTGGTCCTGACGACAACCGAGCCCGCGCCTGCCGAACGTTCCTCGTGCGACCCCTGCCACGCCATGGCGGCGGGCCGAACTACCGCGCCGCGGATGCTGCCGGCCATCGCGTGTGAGTTGCTCGGCGGCTGTGGTGCGGCGGTGTTGGCTTGGCCGGCAGCGGGCGTTGCGATCAGTAGCCGCATCGTCGTTGGCGCGTGCCTCGCGGTCGCCGCCGGGGTCGGGGCGGTCATCATTAGGCGGCTACGCGGCGACCCCCTGATATGCGTGACGCTGAGCCTGATCGCGGTGCTCTACGCGGGGGCTACCGGATTTCTGACGGTACGGACAGGCACGGCGGTATCCGGCCTCCTGCTGGCGTCCGCGGCCGTATTCGCTGCAGCGATTCTCCTGCTGCGTATGACGAACTGCGGCAGAACATGTTTGACGGCGCTAGCCGCGGCGGCCGTGCTGGTGTCGGCCACTGCGGCCGCTGCCGTGTCGTGGGGTCTGCAGCTGAGCGCGGGCGGCGCGACGCTCGTCGGTCTGTCCCTCGCGACGCTGGGTGTCACGCCCAGGCTGGCGATGGCTTTCACCGGCATCACACCGGACGCCGCGCCCAACGTCAGGCGTTGTCACCAAACATTGACTGGACTGGTGGCGGGATCGTCGGCGGGCGGCGCGCTCGGTGCGATAGCGGTTGCCGTCGGGGAGGTCCGTGATGCGGGTTCGGCGTTCCGCGGGACGTCCTTCATCGCGATGGTCGCATTGGTGCTCCTGCTGCGCGTGCGCACCCATGTCGATGCGACGCGCCGCGCGAGCCTCGCAGGCGCTGGAGTGCTCTGTCTCCTCGCGGGTTTCGCTGCGGCCGCGGTTGCCGCACCGGGTCACGCGCATGTGATCAGTGTGCTCGCCGCGTCCACGGGTGCCGCCGCACTGGGCAGCATCGTCAGGCAGACGGTGAGTCCGATCGCGCTGCGCACCGTCGAGGTCCTCGAGTGCGTCGCGATCGCGGCAGTCATCCCCATGGCCTGCTGGGTCGGGGGGATCTACGGCTGGGCGCGGGGAATGAACCTCATATGA
- the mycP gene encoding type VII secretion-associated serine protease mycosin → MTAVARLVAASALAVWPLWTAPASGAVTPPAVDMALLPKPGSPAPPQLTEQQGQCAGGTIRIESPADGPLRALRLPDVWPLTRGAGQTIAVIDTGVSRHRLLPRLVPGGDYVSSGDGTADCDGHGTIVAGIIGASPDTDGAFSGIAPDATIIGIRQSSNKFRAADDPAGLGFGDVDTLAMAVRTAADMGATVINLSTVACLAADDVLDDRALGAALAYAVDIKNAVVVAAAGNVGSAGQCPEQNPTADPLRPGSPDWSNVKTVATPGWYDDYVLTVGSVGRDGPSSFSLAGPWVDVAAIAEDVVSLDPDGEGLIDRLATSGDESPISGTSYAAPVVSGIVALVRSRSPELTARQVMQRIEDTAHRPTAGWDPIVGHGTVDAMAAVSAGPGSVPGRRSNASQMTTIPPSGPAEPSADFATRAAAVCVTASIAVVAMSAVATRLRRRTDAVPPD, encoded by the coding sequence ATGACGGCGGTCGCACGACTGGTCGCCGCCAGCGCGCTTGCGGTCTGGCCGCTGTGGACCGCGCCGGCCTCCGGCGCGGTGACACCACCGGCCGTCGATATGGCGCTACTGCCCAAGCCGGGTTCTCCCGCACCTCCGCAACTCACCGAACAACAGGGGCAATGTGCCGGCGGCACCATTCGCATCGAGAGCCCGGCCGACGGGCCGCTGAGAGCTCTCCGCTTACCGGATGTCTGGCCACTCACGCGCGGCGCGGGCCAAACGATCGCGGTCATCGATACCGGAGTATCGCGACACCGCCTGCTCCCCCGCCTCGTCCCCGGCGGCGACTACGTGTCATCCGGTGACGGCACTGCGGACTGCGACGGCCACGGCACTATTGTCGCCGGCATAATCGGCGCCTCGCCCGATACCGACGGCGCTTTCAGCGGCATCGCACCAGACGCCACGATCATCGGTATCCGTCAGTCCAGCAACAAGTTCCGGGCAGCTGACGATCCGGCCGGCCTAGGGTTCGGCGATGTCGACACCCTCGCGATGGCCGTACGCACCGCTGCCGACATGGGTGCCACAGTGATCAACCTGTCGACCGTCGCCTGCCTGGCTGCCGATGACGTCCTGGATGACCGTGCCCTCGGGGCGGCGCTGGCTTACGCGGTCGACATCAAGAACGCGGTGGTGGTGGCCGCCGCCGGGAACGTGGGGTCGGCCGGCCAGTGCCCCGAACAGAATCCGACGGCCGACCCCCTTAGGCCAGGCAGCCCCGACTGGTCCAACGTGAAAACGGTGGCGACTCCCGGTTGGTATGACGATTACGTGCTCACTGTGGGCTCGGTGGGCCGCGACGGCCCTTCTTCGTTCAGCCTCGCAGGACCGTGGGTCGACGTCGCCGCGATAGCCGAAGACGTCGTGTCACTGGACCCCGACGGCGAGGGATTGATCGACAGACTCGCGACAAGCGGTGATGAGTCACCGATCTCCGGCACGAGTTACGCCGCACCGGTGGTGAGTGGAATCGTCGCGCTGGTGCGGTCGCGATCACCCGAACTGACTGCGCGACAGGTCATGCAACGCATCGAAGACACTGCGCACCGGCCGACTGCGGGCTGGGATCCCATCGTCGGCCACGGGACCGTCGACGCCATGGCCGCGGTGAGCGCAGGCCCGGGTTCCGTACCGGGACGACGCTCGAACGCGTCGCAGATGACGACGATTCCCCCGTCCGGGCCAGCCGAACCGTCCGCAGACTTCGCAACGCGTGCTGCCGCGGTCTGTGTCACCGCGTCCATCGCAGTGGTGGCGATGTCGGCGGTGGCGACTCGGCTACGCCGACGGACCGACGCTGTCCCGCCCGACTGA